The following DNA comes from Granulicella sibirica.
ATTCTTCGTTCAAGCTGCTGCTGGTCTTCAAGCAAGGGGTGTGGCGTAGCGTGCATGCGTGGTGATTTCCTCAGTCATTGGAGTCGCTGGAGTTGATTCTTCCACAAGCAGGCTGATGGCCCTGCGGTATCCGTGCAGAGTTCCTACATCGACATAGGCCTCTCCAGCGTGGACGCCCACGGCCTGGCCACCCTCTGCGATGTAGGCATTGACCAGCGTCCCAAGGTACTCATCCCCGCGTTCCGGACGCAACCAGAGCTGATGAAGCGCATGGAAGATTGTGCCGGGCATCCGAATCGCTCCCCAGATCCAACCAGATGTAGCGTTTTTCTGCTTCACCTCAATGTGCTGGACGGAGCCATCAGTTTGCGTAACGACCGCGTCGAAAAACTCCGGATGCTCGGACGGGAACAGCAGGAAGGCAAGCCGGCCTGGCGGAAGCTGAGTAAAACCGTTCTCCGGAGTCCAGATGGTGTCCGGCAGGCCGATCAGTACCTCTTCATCCGGCCGCACGAACGGAATGGCACGGAAGACCGCGTCGCAGAGTCCTCCTGGTGCAGGTTGCACCACATACGCGATGTCCGCTCCCCACAGGCGTCCGCCATAGTACTCCAGGATGTCCGTCTTACCGGGCGAGATCACAAAGCAGAGGCGCGTCGCTCCGGCTGCAATCATGCGTTCCACAAGATACTCCGAGACAGCGCGCGGACGCTCATGATCGCCTTCGATGCGGCTGCCCACAGGGAGCAGCTCCTTGGAAAAGGCCAGTGGCTGGATGCGGCTGCCCGCACCCGCGGCCGGAATGATGCCCCACATGCAAGACGCTCCTTTTGCTAGCTGTTGGCGTGAGATGCGACTTCGATCGAACGGAGTTGCAGATACGCTCCAGTTCCCCAACGCGGCAGAGACCGGTGTGATCCTGAAGGGTACGGGCACGTGCGGCAAGGGCGATCTGCTGGAGTTCCTGATCCGACAAGGAGAGGGTTTGCACCACCTGCTCTGCGCTTTCAACAGGAAGAATCTCTTTGCCGGGAACAAAGAAGCTTTCCAGACCCTCCCAGGTGTCGGTCAGAAGCGGAGCGCCGCAGGCGGCTGCTTCAAACAGGCGGCCGGAGGGACAGAAGCCATACGCGGCCATCACGCCCCGTGTCACATTCAATGTAGCCCGGCAGGAGGAGAAGAACGCGGGATGGGTCGCGGGCGGCACATGGCGCACAAAGAAGACGTTTGGCAACCACGGGAAGGTCTCGGGATACTGGGCACCGCCAATCAGGAAGCGCTCTTGCGGCAAAACAGAGGCTGGATCCAGGAAGAGCGTCTTAAGCGCCTGCTGGCGGTCCGCCGCATAGGTTCCAAGGTAAGACAGATTGGCGCGCAGCTCCTGCTGTGGGGGTACGGGACGATGATGATCTGGATCGACCGAGCCATAAAGCGGGAGCGCAAGACGGGCTCCCAGGCGGGTCCGCAGCTCATTGAGGGCACGGCCGCCCGTGTAGCTTAGCACCAGGTCAAAGTCACCGAGCCCTTGCGGCGGCAGGTACTCGACGGTGGATTTGGCGCTCAGCGCGTTCAGCGTAACCGGCGTGTCCAGGTCGTAGAAGCTCTTGATCGACGCGCGGCTCTCCAGCATCAACTGAGCGGCAGCCCGGCCGTCAGGACAGAAGCTGGTGGAGAGTGCCAGGTCAGCGTGGTCCAGATCCCGCCGTGCTGCTGGAGCGATGTCTTCAAAGTGACGATAGAGGATGAGCCTACCGCCGGGAGGAAGCTCCATGAGATCCCGCGTGTCCGCATAGTAGGAGACATCGCGCTCATAGAAGGAGACGGTGTGTCTTCTCTCCAGCAGCGCCTTGACCAGCGAGCGCCAGAGCGTGGCATGGCCGTTTCCCCAGGAGGATGAGATGGTCAGGCCGAAGATCACAACATGCATGGGCGGATTTCCTTAGTGTTTGAACAGTGAGATCACCAAAGCGATGGAGGCGGAGAAGATCACGGCGGTCGTCACCCAGCCAAGCGCATTGACGACAGGGCCGTTTACCCGGTCTCCCATAATCGCAGGCCGGTTTGTCAGGATCATGATCAGCAGCATGAGCGGCGGAGTGGAAAAACCTTGCACGATTCCGGCAAAGACAAGCGCGCGCATGGGGTTGATGCCGGCAAAGTTGATGGCCATGGCAACAAGCGTGAAGAGAGCGATCGCGCCATAGAACTTCTTCGCCTGCCGCGGCTTGTAGGACAGGCCATTCTTCCATCCCATGATCTGGCATAGATCATAGGCCGCGCCAGTCGTCATGACGGGCACTGCCAGAAAACCCACCACGACAAAGCCCAAGGCGAACAGCAGGCTGGCAGCCTTGCCGGCGAGCGGACGAAGCGCTTCGGCAGCCTCGGTCGCAGAGGCAATCTGGTGATGGCCGCGGATAAACAGGGTCGCGGCCGTGGAGAGGATGATGAAGTACATGACGGCATTGGAAAACAGCATGCCGAACAGCACATCCCATAGCGATGACCTCAGCTCCGCGGTCGTCGCTCCGCGGCGCGTGACGGCCGTCGTCTTCCCGGCTTCGACCTTCTCTTCCACCTCTTCGTTGGACTGCCACGTGTAGAGGTACGCGGACAGCGAAGTGCCGATGATCGCCACGAGGATGGCCAGCGTGTCGCGGTCAAAGTGAATGCTGGGAACGAACGTCCCGCGCACCACCTGCGGCAGGGAAGGGTGGGCTAACAGCGCGGATCCCACATAGGCGAGCAAAGAGAGCGCCAGCACACGCAATACATTCCGGATAAAGGAGTATGTCCCCCAGATCTGAAAGACCAGCGCGAGCGCGGAGATACTCATCACCAGAGTCCAGCCAGGAAGGTGGATCAACAGCCCGAGCCCAGCCGCCATGCCTCCGATATCGGCTCCCGCCTCAATAATGTTGCCAATCAGAACGCCGATCAGGATCAGGTAAACGAGCGCGCGCGGCGCCTGGTTGCGCAAGACTGAGAAGAGTCCCTGTCCCGTCACGAGGCCGAGCTTGCCGGACAGATAAACGACGGCCACCATCATCGGCAGCGTGACGGGCGCCGTCCACAAGGCTGCGTACCCCAGTTGAGCCCCAGCCTGAGCGTAGGTGCCGATGGCCGAACAGTCATCATCCGCGGCGCCGGTGATCAGGCCCAGTCCGACAGAGCGCATTATGGAACGTTTGGATAGGTTTGCCATGGTCGTTTCAAGCCACGGCGTTCGGGCCTTCCGAGAAGTAGATGTGAGAGGGCGATGGAAAGTTGGGTGGCGTTTCGAATGGAGCAACCATGCGTATCGAACGGGTTCCTGCACCGGAATCATCGACGAAGCGATGATAGTGGAGGAAGCGATCATCTCGCGGCGTCCTGCTGCTCTGGGGTAATGGGATGGTCCGTCGTCTTCAAGTCAGGTATGGCAGCATGGAGACCAGTACAGGAGGATTCTCCCATGAAGGTACACGTTTGCGGCGTCGACATCGGCAAGACGGTCTGCTACACGCCCAACGCGTCCAGTTGAAGAGCCTTGTTATAAACGGCCACTGCGGCGGCAAATGCCTTTACGCCGCTGCAGGGCTGGTAGTTCATCGGACAGGAGGCAATCACTCCGGAAGCGAAAGGCTTAAACAGCCGCTCTCCGCATAACAGAACGGCATCTAATCTCATATTCACCCGTACGAGCTCCTGGCAACCCCCTTGTACCAATCTTCATCTCCGGGAGCAACATTTTATGCGCTTTGCTACGATCGGTTTCTGCCTTGCTGCTCTTGCAAGCTCCGAATATTCTTCAGTCTTGACGGCCGAACCAATTCCCGTCCGCTACCCTCAGGGATCAAGTCATGGTTTCGTCGCTCTGAAAACCCTCGACGGTAAGACCATCGCCACGGGAGAGTCGACTCAGACTGTAAGCCGTGGCAAGGTTACCTCTCGGTTGGTGTTCCGCTTCAAGGACGGCTCCGTTGATGATGACGTTACCGTCTTCACCCAGCAAGGTTTTTTTCGTCTCCTTAGCGACCATCACATACAACGAGGTCCATCATTTCCAAAGCGATCAACTTCCTGATCGACATGACGAGCGGCGATCTCACCTTTCAAGTCAGAGGACGGCACCATTTCGAAAGAGCATATGGATTTGCCTTCTGACGTGTCCAACGGTCTCCCACCGAACCTGCTGCTGAACATATCTCTCGGCACACCCGAGACGAAGATCGCCTATATCGCCCCTGGGAAAAAGCCGCGCTTAATTCACCTGTCCATCAAACCGTCAGGAACGCAGCCGTTCCGCGTGGGTGAATTCCGCCGCAAGGCTACAGACTTCACAATCCACGTAGAGCTGGGTGGAATTGCCGGAGTTGTCGCACCCATCATCGGAAGACAGCCCTCGGACTATCCCTTTTGGCTTCAAGACGGAGTGCCGCCGGTCTTTATTCGAGAAGAAGGCCTCTGTACGAAGGTGGACCGATCTGGAGGCTCGAACAGATCAGTCCGTCATTTAGATAGAAACCCAGCTACACAAGCGCCATGAAGGCCTACGATGCTTTGCACTCTCGCGGTAACAATTACCCGAGAGGGGACTTACATGCTGCGAATAGCCGGCAGCACAGCCTCGGGAGCATCTGGAACAGGCGGTAGGGACTTAAAGCACTACTCGACGGCCGATGCGCTCTTCGTCGATCTTCATGCGTTCGGACTTGGCCGCGATGTGGTCGCTGCAGCCGCTCTAGAGTTGAAGAATCCCGAGGTTAGAAAGCGTTTTCGAAAATTCGCCGACAATGTGCAAATTCCATTCAATCTGCTGGAGCAGGATGAGATTCATCTTTTCGATTAAGTTGTTGCCAAGCAGGGCGCAAGTCGAATGGTGTTTCATCGCGGAGGAAAGCCATGGATAAGCTTACGGACCAAGGGACCAGCGATCGAAAGGCATCGTTGCGGACGTACTTGCGGGATCACGTCGCGGGTGCGGCACCACGCCGTTGAACTTCTTGAGGCGTTGAAAGAACTATATGCAGGCGGGACCCTTGGAATTATTTGCGAGTGAACTGCTCCAGCAGGCCGAGGAAGACCTAGCCGTTCGTAAGCAGCTAGCAGCAAGTGCTGGAGCGGACGACTTTCAATTGAAAGAGATTGGGGGATGGATCGGGAAAGGTTAGTCGCCTAAAGCTGGCACATCTCGGTGACCCGTTCAACAGTTCGAGGCTCTGGAGTTCCTGTGTCTAGGCATACTCGGGAAGCGAGCTCGGTGGAGAGCGTGAGTTCAATTTCACACCAATACCCTGAACTGGCAAGCGTCGAGTTCGCTACTCTGATCGAATCAGCAGGAGCCCAATATGCAGCACGGAGAACATGCGACTTAAAGCAGCTGCTCAAGTGCTCGGAGAGGATGTTCAGGCCCTGGATCTAGCCGCTGGATAGGGAGAACACTTCGAAGCCTCGGAGGCGATCTTCTCCGACAGGCGTTCGAGCCACTATCGGTAGCTGTCGCGTTACTTGAGCCTGGCTATTACATGACGTGGGGCCAAAAGAAGAAGATCCAGGGAGATGCGCGGCAGCGACTGAAGATCATGCCGTACGGTGGTAGCTTCGGCACCGCCCAACATCGCTCCGTGGCGCATGGCGTACCAGCTGTAGAAAGCCGTTGGTGCCGCAAAGCCAAGGGATACAAGGAAGCCGGCACTTTGATGTGGGGTTCCGGAATAGTGGTGGATGACCGCTTGCGCGAGAGTCATCAGCCCGGGGAGACCTATGCAGAGAATTAGTGCCGTAGCCCAAAGGGGCTTTGCGGCCCGCAATTGCTGTGAGACTGCTCCGATGAGGCCACCAGCGAAGACAGCGTAGACCGCTTCAACGAGCATGGCTTTCGTGGCAGCAGCGTGCCCAGATTGAAAGTTGGTTGCGAAAAAAGCGAGGGCCCGAACCACTGCGCTGCAAGCGGCCGCCTTCCAACTCCAAGGCGGAACTATCGTTCGAATTGGATCCCGAATAATGACGGAAAGAGCCTGCCGAAGATCTTCGGGTGGGTTTAGATGTCGCATCACAACAACGTTTGATGAGCAACGTGGATGCCAAGGCGATTAAAGGATCAAATGTCAAATTCCCAGTGTTCCGTCATTCGTCAGGTCACATGTTCGTCACGGTTGCGCTTGAATGAAAGTCGTATCTCCACGCGTCTGAGAAACGTGGGCGGCTAGTCACCGGCGAAAGGACGTAGCAGACGATTCTGCAGCTTAGAGCGCACACCTTCTGTCCGCTTCTAAGATCGCGGGAGGCTCGACGCAATCCACCGGCTACCTATCCTTCTGCGTCGTGCCCGGGAACATCAATTCGTTGTCCACGCTGAACGCACCCGGCGTCGAGTTCGCCTGCATGGATGCGATGTTGGCATCGCTCTCCTGGTCCACCACACCGGTCAGCGTCACGTGGCCGTTGTTCACGATGATGTGGATCGCGTGATAGCCGCGCGGCGGATCCTGGGTAATGCCGCCCGCCATGCGTGCAACAGAAGGGAAGTCTCCAAAACCCACGGGGCTGCCCGAGTACTTCCGTAGGGCAGGCTGACCGTAGATACGGCGGTACACCCCTATGCGAATGCGGTCATCGTTAGGCGAATTCGGCAGCACAACAATCTGATTGTCCACACCAGCTACGCCAGAGATGCCCTTCACTGTCTTCTCGGCGTCGCTCTTCAACACCGGCTGCGAAGCGTAGCCGCGCAACACGATCGTCTTGCCCTGGATGCCGAATGACAGCGAATCGAACACACTGTAGTTTGGCAGGCTTAGCAGCTTGTGCCGGACCTCCTGCACGATGCGGGTCGCATCTTCCTGTGACCACGTATTCGTGTTGTAAGCCTTGTCCTCGGTCTGTGCGGCAGCAGCATTCTGCGCAGTCGCGCCCACGCACGGCATTAGTAGCGCCGCGCCCAACAACATCGCTCCAGTACGAGTCATGATCGCTATCTCCAATGAAATAGACCCAAAACACCAGAATGAGTTGCGTTGGAGGGATCCTGTGGCTCTCAACTATACAGAAGGAAGCTTATCGGTGCCGGGCGTGCTCATGACAGCGATCCAAGCGATGCGCTGACATTGGGTCAGACTGTGAGCGTACTCACAATTGATGGGCCAACCACTATAGGGCAGCTCGGCATCTGGCACATAAAACTGAGCGCCGCAGTCTTCTATGAAATCACACGTTGATCCGACGTTCCTGAGTTGGGGAAGTACCTGGTCGTAAAGATTCCGCTCTGAATGTGTACTTCACTTCGGTGTTCCTCTCCAAAGGCAGAGAAATAAAAGAACAGCAAATTGACGTCGCCCTCGCTTGCCAGAGTTCCGGTGAACACTGCTCCAGGACCAAGAACAAACGTCTGTGAACCAAACTGGTGTTCGGTGTTCTGGTTCCACGGCATCTGCCAGCGAATGTCGAACGCAGCTCCGCCACCCTGATTCTGCATCGTGAACCGTATGAGCCCCTCAACTGCTTCAAGAGAGCTCATTACCAAGATCGGTCTCATTTGCTCTCGGGTATGGAGCTCTGTAACCTCGATCTGGGCCTGTGAAATCTTGATCTGTGCTTGTGAGACTCGGATTTGCTCCTGAGAGATTTCGATTTGCCGTTCAGAGATTCGAACCTGGGTTTGCGAGGCTAGGACCTGCTCCTTGGCAGCCTTGGCGTAATCGATCAGGTACTTAAGAGAACCCAAGGCCGCCAATGCAGTGACCCACTCTGGCAGGGTTCCCATGGATATGAAATGCTCCAAGTTGCCTCTCCTCATGACAGTTTACTGATGTAAATAGATTTGAGAACTCCAAGTCACTCAACGGAAGTAAGCATACATGTAGAGTTGGGCATACTCTATGGAGAGCTCTCCTCACTGAATAACGGTTTCGAGCCTCGCCAATAGTTCGGTGGGATGAATAGGAGGCCTGCCGCGACCTCATGATCGTCATCGACCTTCAGACCTAAACCTCTAAGCAAGGCTCGCTTCGTCTCATCCTTGACCGGCTGCTCTCCGCCGTCGATGGTAGGAACAACTCCCTGAAGACTGACCACACGCGCCAATTGTTCTAGCTTGCTCATCCCCATCCTCGAGTTGTGTCATCGCAGGTTCCGGAGTCCTGATGGATTTGGAGTTGATGGAATTCACCGACTTTCACGAGCGTTGTGATGCGGGGGATGGAGGTGACGTAACCTGCAAGGGCGAGCTGCAGCTCGGAGGACCCCTGCAAACGGAAGGTAAGCCGCAACCCCGCGAATTCCTCTCCCATGTGTCGGCAGGAAGACAGAAGCCGCCTTATGGCATTTGTAAAAAGGTTTGAATGCAGCCTCCCACCCTAGCTCACCATCCAAATTGCGATGCAGTAGAAGCACTCACCATAAACCACCGCGAAGTCAGAGCCTGGGCGGACTCACAGGGAATCGTTCCTACGTGGATGGTTCTTGCTTTCAGAGCAACATACGCAAAGGAGAAAAATGCGAAAAGTCCTCCAACACGCCAGCATGCTTAGCTCACCCTCAGCAGGTCCAGATTGGATCGACCTGTTGAGTCTCGCGACTGCAGAACTTTCCTCTGAGGACCCGG
Coding sequences within:
- a CDS encoding sugar phosphate nucleotidyltransferase produces the protein MWGIIPAAGAGSRIQPLAFSKELLPVGSRIEGDHERPRAVSEYLVERMIAAGATRLCFVISPGKTDILEYYGGRLWGADIAYVVQPAPGGLCDAVFRAIPFVRPDEEVLIGLPDTIWTPENGFTQLPPGRLAFLLFPSEHPEFFDAVVTQTDGSVQHIEVKQKNATSGWIWGAIRMPGTIFHALHQLWLRPERGDEYLGTLVNAYIAEGGQAVGVHAGEAYVDVGTLHGYRRAISLLVEESTPATPMTEEITTHARYATPLA
- a CDS encoding NRAMP family divalent metal transporter; the protein is MANLSKRSIMRSVGLGLITGAADDDCSAIGTYAQAGAQLGYAALWTAPVTLPMMVAVVYLSGKLGLVTGQGLFSVLRNQAPRALVYLILIGVLIGNIIEAGADIGGMAAGLGLLIHLPGWTLVMSISALALVFQIWGTYSFIRNVLRVLALSLLAYVGSALLAHPSLPQVVRGTFVPSIHFDRDTLAILVAIIGTSLSAYLYTWQSNEEVEEKVEAGKTTAVTRRGATTAELRSSLWDVLFGMLFSNAVMYFIILSTAATLFIRGHHQIASATEAAEALRPLAGKAASLLFALGFVVVGFLAVPVMTTGAAYDLCQIMGWKNGLSYKPRQAKKFYGAIALFTLVAMAINFAGINPMRALVFAGIVQGFSTPPLMLLIMILTNRPAIMGDRVNGPVVNALGWVTTAVIFSASIALVISLFKH
- a CDS encoding CgeB family protein, encoding MHVVIFGLTISSSWGNGHATLWRSLVKALLERRHTVSFYERDVSYYADTRDLMELPPGGRLILYRHFEDIAPAARRDLDHADLALSTSFCPDGRAAAQLMLESRASIKSFYDLDTPVTLNALSAKSTVEYLPPQGLGDFDLVLSYTGGRALNELRTRLGARLALPLYGSVDPDHHRPVPPQQELRANLSYLGTYAADRQQALKTLFLDPASVLPQERFLIGGAQYPETFPWLPNVFFVRHVPPATHPAFFSSCRATLNVTRGVMAAYGFCPSGRLFEAAACGAPLLTDTWEGLESFFVPGKEILPVESAEQVVQTLSLSDQELQQIALAARARTLQDHTGLCRVGELERICNSVRSKSHLTPTASKRSVLHVGHHSGRGCGQPHPATGLFQGAAPCGQPHRRRS
- a CDS encoding BON domain-containing protein yields the protein MTRTGAMLLGAALLMPCVGATAQNAAAAQTEDKAYNTNTWSQEDATRIVQEVRHKLLSLPNYSVFDSLSFGIQGKTIVLRGYASQPVLKSDAEKTVKGISGVAGVDNQIVVLPNSPNDDRIRIGVYRRIYGQPALRKYSGSPVGFGDFPSVARMAGGITQDPPRGYHAIHIIVNNGHVTLTGVVDQESDANIASMQANSTPGAFSVDNELMFPGTTQKDR